One stretch of Streptomyces sp. NBC_00443 DNA includes these proteins:
- a CDS encoding 30S ribosomal protein bS22: protein MGSVIKKRRKRMAKKKHRKLLKRTRVQRRNKK, encoded by the coding sequence GTGGGCTCTGTTATCAAGAAGCGGCGCAAGCGGATGGCTAAGAAGAAGCACCGCAAGCTGCTCAAGCGCACGCGCGTTCAGCGTCGCAACAAGAAGTAA
- a CDS encoding glutaredoxin family protein, translating into MSPLFRRAAARTPQDRLVTLIGKPDCHLCDDAQIAVEKVCAELGVPWELKDINQDPQLHDQYWEQIPVVLVDGAQHTFWRVNEDRLRKALTG; encoded by the coding sequence ATGAGCCCCCTCTTTCGTCGCGCCGCAGCCAGAACACCCCAGGACCGGCTCGTCACCCTCATCGGCAAACCCGATTGCCATCTGTGTGATGACGCACAGATCGCCGTAGAGAAGGTGTGTGCCGAGCTGGGGGTTCCGTGGGAGCTGAAGGACATCAACCAGGACCCCCAACTCCATGACCAGTACTGGGAACAGATCCCCGTCGTCCTCGTCGACGGCGCCCAGCACACGTTCTGGCGCGTGAACGAGGATCGCCTCCGCAAAGCACTGACCGGGTAG
- a CDS encoding glutamyl-tRNA reductase encodes MSLLVVGLSHRSAPVSVLERAALSADAQVKLLQDTVAAEPATEAALLATCNRIELYADVDKFHAGVAELSTLLAQHSGVGLEELTPYLYVHYEDRAVHHLFSVACGLDSMVVGEGQVLGQIKDSLAKAQELHSAGRLLNDLFQQALRVGKRAHTETGIDRAGQSLVTFGLEQLAAGTDVTAWARGRKALVIGAGSMSSLAAATLARAGVAEIVVANRTYDRAERLATILGETEGTDVPARAVPMESVPVELTRADVVVSCTGATGLVLTAEEIAAGVEGRTGQPVAFEEAGDSGRTAAPAPAARSAADAIDVRQTPLPPTSVGTDEDCPLDLGSVQGGFSVMGEAAVAGMDAATLEQHAAWAAGSAVDRREAARRSPEADAELITALAATVATVGRIPERRKPEPAVETSRPAPVLALLDLAMPRDIDAAVHRLAGVRLVDIESLAGASADAPMAADVDQVRRIVADEVAAFGAAQRAAHITPTVVALRTMAADVVASEIARLEGRLPGLDDKHRGEITQTVKRVVDKLLHAPTVRVKQLAAEPGGAGYADALRTLFDLDQETVASVSRAEDSTEKDRGPR; translated from the coding sequence ATGAGTCTCCTCGTCGTAGGGCTCAGCCACCGCAGCGCCCCGGTCAGCGTCCTGGAGCGGGCGGCGCTGAGCGCGGACGCCCAGGTCAAGCTGCTGCAGGACACCGTCGCCGCCGAGCCGGCCACCGAGGCAGCCCTGCTGGCCACCTGCAACCGCATCGAGCTGTACGCCGACGTGGACAAGTTCCACGCCGGTGTCGCCGAGCTGTCCACGCTGCTCGCCCAGCACAGCGGAGTGGGGCTGGAAGAGCTCACGCCCTATCTGTACGTGCACTACGAGGACCGGGCCGTCCACCATCTGTTCTCCGTGGCCTGCGGGCTCGACTCCATGGTCGTCGGAGAAGGGCAGGTCCTCGGGCAGATCAAGGACTCCCTCGCCAAGGCGCAGGAGCTGCACAGCGCCGGACGGCTGCTGAACGACCTGTTCCAGCAGGCCCTGCGGGTCGGCAAGCGTGCCCACACCGAGACCGGCATCGACCGCGCCGGGCAGTCCCTGGTCACCTTCGGCCTGGAGCAGCTCGCCGCCGGGACGGACGTCACGGCGTGGGCCCGCGGCAGGAAGGCCCTGGTCATCGGGGCCGGCTCGATGTCCTCCCTTGCCGCCGCCACGCTCGCGCGTGCCGGTGTCGCCGAGATCGTCGTCGCCAACCGCACCTACGACCGCGCCGAGCGCCTCGCAACGATCCTCGGTGAGACCGAGGGTACGGACGTGCCGGCCCGCGCGGTACCGATGGAGTCGGTGCCGGTCGAGCTGACACGTGCCGATGTCGTCGTCTCCTGCACCGGCGCGACCGGGCTCGTCCTCACGGCCGAGGAGATCGCCGCGGGCGTGGAGGGCCGTACCGGTCAGCCGGTCGCCTTCGAGGAAGCCGGCGACAGCGGTCGTACGGCCGCCCCGGCGCCGGCCGCCAGGAGCGCCGCCGACGCCATCGACGTACGGCAGACCCCGCTGCCGCCCACCAGCGTCGGCACCGACGAGGACTGCCCGCTGGATCTCGGCTCCGTGCAGGGAGGTTTCTCTGTCATGGGGGAGGCCGCCGTCGCCGGTATGGACGCGGCCACCCTGGAGCAGCACGCGGCCTGGGCCGCGGGCAGCGCCGTCGACCGCCGTGAGGCCGCCCGGCGCAGCCCCGAGGCCGACGCCGAGCTGATCACCGCGCTCGCCGCGACCGTGGCCACCGTCGGCCGGATTCCCGAGCGCCGCAAGCCCGAACCGGCCGTCGAGACGTCCCGCCCCGCGCCGGTGCTCGCCCTGCTGGACCTCGCCATGCCGCGCGACATCGACGCCGCCGTGCACCGGCTGGCCGGGGTGCGGCTGGTCGACATCGAGTCGCTGGCGGGAGCTTCCGCCGACGCTCCGATGGCGGCCGACGTCGATCAGGTCCGCCGTATCGTCGCCGATGAGGTCGCGGCCTTCGGGGCGGCTCAGCGGGCCGCGCACATCACGCCCACCGTCGTCGCGCTGCGCACGATGGCCGCCGATGTCGTGGCGAGCGAGATCGCCCGGCTGGAGGGGCGGCTGCCCGGCCTCGACGACAAGCACCGCGGGGAGATCACGCAGACCGTCAAGCGCGTGGTCGACAAGCTGCTGCACGCGCCGACCGTGCGGGTCAAGCAGCTCGCGGCAGAGCCGGGCGGCGCGGGGTACGCGGATGCCCTGAGGACCCTGTTCGACCTCGACCAGGAGACGGTGGCCTCCGTCTCGCGCGCCGAGGACAGCACCGAGAAGGACCGAGGCCCACGATGA
- a CDS encoding redox-sensing transcriptional repressor Rex, giving the protein MATGRTHRPATRSRGIPEATVARLPLYLRALTALSERSVPTVSSEELAAAAGVNSAKLRKDFSYLGSYGTRGVGYDVEYLVYQISRELGLTQDWPVVIVGIGNLGAALANYGGFASRGFRVAALIDADPAMAGKPVAGIPVQHSDDLEKIIQDNGVSIGVIATPAGAAQPVCDRLVAAGVTSILNFAPTVLTVPDGVDVRKVDLSIELQILAFHEQRKAGEEAHADGAGPAAVTRESDRSTDQGPDGDVPAVMPA; this is encoded by the coding sequence GTGGCAACTGGCCGAACTCACCGACCGGCGACCCGTAGCCGAGGGATTCCCGAGGCCACCGTCGCCAGGCTTCCGCTGTACCTCCGCGCCCTGACCGCACTGTCGGAGCGCTCGGTACCCACGGTCTCCTCCGAGGAGCTCGCGGCCGCGGCGGGGGTCAACTCCGCCAAGCTGCGCAAGGACTTCTCGTACCTCGGGTCGTACGGAACGCGCGGTGTCGGCTACGACGTCGAGTATCTCGTCTACCAGATCTCCCGCGAACTGGGCCTCACCCAGGACTGGCCGGTTGTGATCGTCGGTATCGGTAACCTCGGCGCCGCGCTCGCCAACTACGGCGGCTTCGCCTCCCGTGGCTTCCGGGTCGCCGCGCTCATCGACGCCGACCCGGCCATGGCCGGCAAGCCCGTCGCCGGGATCCCCGTGCAGCACTCCGACGACCTGGAGAAGATCATCCAGGACAACGGCGTGTCGATCGGCGTCATCGCCACCCCCGCCGGTGCCGCCCAGCCGGTCTGCGACCGGCTCGTGGCCGCCGGGGTGACCTCCATCCTGAACTTCGCGCCGACGGTGCTGACCGTCCCGGACGGCGTCGACGTGCGCAAGGTCGACCTCTCCATCGAGCTGCAGATCCTCGCCTTCCACGAGCAGCGCAAGGCCGGCGAGGAGGCTCACGCCGACGGTGCCGGACCGGCCGCCGTCACCCGCGAGTCCGACCGATCCACCGACCAGGGGCCCGACGGGGACGTACCCGCCGTGATGCCGGCATGA
- a CDS encoding ECF subfamily RNA polymerase sigma factor, BldN family, with the protein MYPHVGVDASGLATLRATVHNLLRGFVPTAYAVPVLAVTTVPVGPCYALADGSAAVGRRGRSAGATTARRPAADSDSARMMDLVERAQAGEADAFGRLYDQYSDTVYRYIYYRVGGKATAEDLTSETFLRALRRIGTFTWQGRDFGAWLVTIARNLVADHFKSSRFRLEVTTGEMLDANEVERSPEDSVLESLSNAALLEAVRRLNPQQQECVTLRFLQGLSVAETARVMGKNEGAIKTLQYRAVRTLARLLPEDAR; encoded by the coding sequence GTGTACCCACACGTCGGGGTTGACGCCTCGGGCCTGGCTACGCTGCGCGCAACGGTCCACAACCTGTTGCGCGGCTTCGTCCCCACCGCGTACGCCGTCCCCGTCCTCGCCGTAACCACCGTGCCCGTAGGCCCGTGCTACGCGCTCGCCGACGGCAGCGCCGCCGTCGGCAGACGCGGACGCTCGGCCGGCGCAACAACCGCCCGCCGGCCGGCCGCGGACAGCGACAGCGCTCGAATGATGGATCTCGTGGAGCGCGCGCAGGCCGGCGAAGCCGACGCGTTCGGCCGCCTCTACGACCAGTACAGCGACACCGTCTATCGCTACATCTATTACCGGGTGGGAGGTAAGGCCACCGCCGAGGACCTCACGAGCGAGACCTTTCTGCGCGCACTTCGCAGGATCGGCACCTTCACCTGGCAGGGCCGGGACTTCGGCGCCTGGCTCGTCACCATCGCCCGCAACCTCGTCGCCGACCACTTCAAGTCCAGCCGCTTCCGGCTGGAGGTGACCACCGGCGAGATGCTCGACGCCAACGAGGTCGAGCGCTCCCCGGAGGACTCCGTCCTCGAGTCCCTTTCCAACGCCGCCCTCCTCGAGGCCGTACGACGCCTCAACCCGCAACAGCAGGAGTGCGTCACCCTCCGATTCCTCCAGGGCCTCTCCGTCGCCGAGACGGCCCGCGTCATGGGCAAGAACGAGGGCGCCATCAAGACCCTCCAGTACCGCGCCGTGCGCACCCTCGCCCGGCTGCTCCCGGAAGACGCCCGCTGA
- a CDS encoding lysophospholipid acyltransferase family protein — protein MADAKVIPFDDDRSRGGAAQRPSRRRSTGSRRKNGESALVREVQPLPGRAFAQDDVPVTREEEPPRKAQDDSGLERRIASGLAFLRRRLTGDYEVDDFGYDEELTDQVLMSLLRPVYENYFRVEVKGVENIPSEGGALIVANHSGTLPLDGLMMQVAVHDHHPEGRHLRLLAADLVFMLPVVNELARKLGHTLACAEDAERLLAQGELVGVMPEGFKGIGKPFSERYKLQRFGRGGFVSTALRQGTPIIPCSIVGAEEIYPMIGNAKTLARLLGFPYFPLTPTFPWLGPLGAVPLPTKWTIQFGEPIPTDGYPAEAAEDPMLMFNLTDQVREQIQHTLYKLLVQRRSVFF, from the coding sequence ATGGCGGACGCCAAGGTCATTCCGTTCGACGACGACCGGTCCCGCGGGGGCGCCGCGCAGCGGCCTTCGCGGCGGCGGAGCACGGGGAGCCGGCGCAAGAACGGTGAATCCGCGCTGGTACGCGAGGTCCAGCCCCTCCCGGGACGGGCCTTCGCGCAGGATGATGTTCCTGTGACACGTGAGGAAGAGCCGCCCCGCAAGGCCCAGGACGACAGTGGTCTGGAGCGGCGGATCGCGAGCGGCCTGGCCTTCCTGCGCCGCCGCCTCACCGGGGACTACGAGGTCGACGACTTCGGGTACGACGAGGAGCTCACCGACCAGGTTCTGATGTCCCTGCTGCGCCCGGTGTACGAGAACTACTTCCGGGTCGAGGTGAAGGGTGTCGAGAACATCCCGTCCGAGGGCGGCGCGCTGATCGTCGCCAACCACTCCGGCACGCTGCCGCTGGACGGCCTGATGATGCAGGTCGCCGTGCACGACCACCATCCCGAGGGCCGGCATCTGCGCCTGCTCGCGGCCGACCTGGTCTTCATGCTGCCGGTGGTCAACGAACTCGCCCGCAAGCTCGGCCACACCCTCGCCTGCGCCGAGGACGCCGAGCGGCTGCTGGCGCAGGGCGAGTTGGTCGGCGTGATGCCGGAGGGCTTCAAGGGCATCGGCAAGCCCTTCAGCGAGCGCTACAAGCTGCAGCGCTTCGGCCGCGGCGGCTTCGTCTCCACGGCCCTGCGCCAAGGTACCCCGATCATCCCTTGCTCGATCGTCGGGGCCGAGGAGATCTACCCGATGATCGGCAACGCGAAGACGCTGGCCCGTCTGCTGGGGTTCCCGTATTTCCCGCTGACGCCGACCTTCCCGTGGCTGGGTCCGCTCGGTGCGGTCCCGTTGCCGACCAAGTGGACGATCCAGTTCGGCGAGCCGATCCCGACGGACGGCTACCCGGCTGAGGCGGCTGAGGACCCGATGCTGATGTTCAACCTGACGGATCAGGTCAGGGAGCAGATCCAGCACACGTTGTACAAGTTGCTGGTGCAGCGGCGGTCGGTCTTCTTCTGA
- a CDS encoding phosphatase gives MVSRGALRAHLLDARLAGVVATSREVSLRSYRLFAARDPRVVIGLDPAGSWRQRDLIALMADRCGVSADPACVSGLDVIDPERTLTALDAFADRVAAAAQRNAPVLLGTGHPHRLLGFYAALADALSAAGCAVLTPAHGHCVDITTRFGLRTYNLAYVRGVALVREPDLSRPGCEPGAHTHSPLPVRTALAAAAEAGGPLPELVIGDHGWVCGAGQLGFEAIGLADTDDPALFVGEAEGVVSAVVPLDDAVRSDYYLPLTRYVLNRACLSQ, from the coding sequence GTGGTGAGTCGCGGAGCGCTTCGTGCCCATCTTCTGGATGCTCGGCTGGCCGGGGTCGTGGCTACTTCTCGGGAGGTGAGTCTGCGGAGTTATCGGCTGTTCGCGGCTCGTGATCCGCGTGTGGTTATTGGGCTTGATCCTGCGGGGAGTTGGCGGCAGCGGGATTTGATTGCGTTGATGGCGGACAGGTGCGGGGTTTCGGCCGATCCGGCATGTGTATCTGGACTGGATGTGATCGATCCGGAGCGGACTTTGACCGCTCTGGATGCCTTCGCCGATCGGGTCGCTGCTGCCGCCCAGCGCAACGCGCCCGTGCTGCTCGGTACCGGGCATCCGCATCGACTGCTCGGGTTCTACGCCGCCTTGGCGGACGCGTTGTCGGCGGCGGGATGTGCCGTTCTCACCCCGGCGCATGGTCACTGTGTCGACATAACGACCCGGTTCGGCCTACGCACGTACAACCTTGCCTACGTACGAGGAGTCGCGTTGGTGCGGGAACCCGACCTCTCTCGCCCCGGTTGTGAGCCCGGCGCACACACGCACTCACCGCTCCCGGTTCGTACCGCGCTGGCTGCCGCGGCGGAGGCCGGCGGGCCGTTGCCGGAGCTGGTGATCGGGGATCACGGGTGGGTCTGCGGGGCAGGTCAGCTGGGGTTTGAGGCGATTGGGCTGGCCGATACCGATGACCCCGCGCTCTTCGTGGGGGAGGCTGAGGGGGTCGTGTCCGCCGTCGTTCCACTTGATGACGCTGTGCGGTCTGATTACTACCTGCCGCTTACCCGCTACGTACTCAATCGAGCGTGTCTGTCACAGTAG
- a CDS encoding NAD-dependent epimerase/dehydratase family protein encodes MGKVVLVTGVARQLGGRFVRRIQRDPQVDRVVAVDAVPPEHHLGGADFIQADIRQPTIARVLAESGADTVVHMDVTGTALGSGSRTTVKETNVIGTMQLLGACQKSPNVKRLVVKSSTNVYGSAPRDPAVFTETTPPKSLPSGGFAKDAVEVEGYVRGFARRRPDVAVCVLRFANILGPTADTPLASYFSLPVLPTVFGYDPRLQFVHEDDVIEVLRIASHEPARGTLNSGTFNIAGDGALLLSQCSRRLGRPTVPLLLPAVTWAGSLVRTLGMSDFSPEQIRLLTHGRVVATDQMRETLGFKPKYTTAETFADFARSRAPGLLPPEALAGAVDRIAALPVLGGANPPTQSAN; translated from the coding sequence TTGGGCAAGGTCGTGCTCGTGACCGGAGTGGCCCGTCAACTGGGGGGCCGGTTCGTACGACGGATCCAGCGTGACCCACAGGTGGACCGAGTGGTCGCCGTGGACGCGGTCCCGCCCGAGCATCATCTGGGCGGTGCCGACTTCATCCAGGCCGACATCCGGCAGCCCACCATCGCGCGGGTGCTGGCCGAGAGCGGCGCGGACACCGTCGTACACATGGACGTGACCGGAACCGCGCTCGGCAGCGGCAGCCGGACCACGGTCAAGGAGACCAACGTCATCGGGACGATGCAGCTGCTCGGCGCCTGCCAGAAGTCCCCCAACGTCAAGCGGCTGGTGGTCAAGTCCAGCACGAACGTCTACGGGTCCGCGCCCCGCGACCCGGCCGTCTTCACGGAGACCACGCCGCCCAAGTCGCTGCCCAGCGGCGGCTTCGCCAAGGACGCCGTCGAGGTGGAGGGCTATGTCCGCGGGTTCGCGCGGCGGCGGCCGGACGTCGCGGTGTGCGTGCTGCGGTTCGCCAACATCCTCGGCCCGACCGCGGACACACCGCTCGCCTCGTACTTCTCGCTGCCGGTCCTGCCGACCGTGTTCGGCTACGACCCACGGCTGCAGTTCGTCCACGAGGACGACGTGATCGAGGTGCTGCGCATCGCCTCGCACGAGCCGGCGCGGGGCACGCTCAACAGCGGCACCTTCAACATCGCCGGCGACGGTGCCCTGCTGCTCTCGCAGTGCTCCCGGCGCCTGGGCCGCCCCACTGTGCCGCTGCTGCTTCCCGCGGTGACATGGGCGGGCTCCCTGGTGCGTACGCTGGGTATGTCGGACTTCTCGCCGGAGCAGATCCGGCTGCTCACGCACGGCCGGGTGGTGGCGACGGACCAGATGCGAGAGACGCTCGGATTCAAGCCGAAGTACACGACGGCGGAGACCTTCGCGGACTTCGCGCGCAGCCGCGCGCCGGGCCTGCTGCCGCCGGAGGCCCTTGCGGGGGCCGTCGACCGGATCGCCGCACTGCCCGTCCTGGGCGGCGCAAACCCCCCGACGCAGAGCGCCAACTGA
- the hemC gene encoding hydroxymethylbilane synthase: MTQQALRLGTRRSRLAMAQSGQVADAVSQVTGRPVELVEITTYGDVSREALAQIGGTGVFVTALRDALLKGEVDFAVHSLKDLPTAQPEELTLAAVPEREDPRDVIVARDALKFTDLPRGARIGTGSPRRMAQLNAYARSHGLDIETVAIRGNVDTRIGYVRDGELDAVVLAAAGLSRIGRIDEVTDFLSVDTVLPAPGQGALAIECTADNADLIAALGELDDPFTRVAVTAERSLLAALEAGCSAPVGALADLLADGQIVKEMRLRGVVGTTDGTRMVQLSTTGPVPETHDQALALGRELASEMLAQGAAGLMGERAQ; this comes from the coding sequence ATGACTCAGCAGGCACTACGGCTCGGCACCAGGCGCAGCAGGCTCGCCATGGCCCAGTCCGGGCAGGTCGCGGACGCCGTGAGCCAGGTGACCGGACGGCCCGTCGAGCTCGTCGAGATCACCACGTACGGCGATGTCTCGCGTGAGGCGCTCGCGCAGATCGGCGGCACCGGCGTCTTCGTCACCGCCCTGCGCGACGCTCTCCTCAAGGGCGAGGTCGACTTCGCGGTGCACTCCCTCAAGGACCTGCCGACCGCGCAGCCCGAGGAACTGACCCTCGCGGCCGTTCCCGAGCGGGAGGACCCCCGCGATGTGATCGTCGCGCGGGACGCCCTGAAGTTCACCGACCTGCCGCGCGGGGCGCGCATCGGTACGGGTTCGCCGCGCCGGATGGCGCAGCTCAACGCGTATGCGCGCAGCCACGGGCTGGACATCGAGACGGTCGCGATCCGCGGGAACGTGGACACGCGGATCGGGTACGTGCGCGACGGCGAGCTGGATGCGGTGGTGCTGGCCGCGGCCGGCCTGAGCCGTATCGGCCGCATCGACGAAGTGACCGACTTCCTGTCGGTCGACACTGTTTTGCCCGCCCCCGGCCAGGGGGCACTGGCGATCGAGTGCACCGCGGACAACGCGGACCTCATCGCCGCGCTCGGGGAACTCGACGACCCGTTCACGCGGGTCGCCGTGACCGCCGAGCGCTCACTGCTCGCCGCCCTGGAGGCCGGTTGCAGTGCACCTGTGGGTGCGCTGGCCGACCTTCTGGCCGACGGGCAGATTGTCAAGGAAATGCGCCTGCGGGGCGTCGTCGGCACGACCGACGGCACTCGTATGGTGCAGCTGTCCACCACCGGTCCCGTGCCCGAGACGCACGACCAAGCGCTTGCGCTCGGTCGCGAACTCGCTTCGGAGATGCTTGCCCAGGGCGCGGCCGGTCTGATGGGGGAGCGAGCACAGTGA
- a CDS encoding DUF5667 domain-containing protein — MIANVSAHRRANAFAQALEELTDRVSAAEQAEQCDGSAPAPAAAEQTEQGRLLALTTSLDELPKPVLDPEVKVVQRAQLVAAMEAMLQEGTAQGEASPALPEQRSHRARGAHRASPLGKLRPRSRLAKGLTAGGLSVGVAAGAFGGVAAASSEALPGDSLYGLKRGMEDFKLNVLADGDDERGRTYLDQASTRLSEARRLMERGRGGQLDHESVGEVRRALSGMRHDASEGHRLLREAYERDPGSLGPIQALSAFSRSHRAAWGVLRERLPLQLGDVSDQVSSVFDAIDEEVAPLQSLLPPTPAQGGDGKRQGGSGSASTGTSGSDRSARPSAGGSGSSDGNRSSSPSKSAEGSTGEGEGLLGGNTGGLLDPPKDTGSAGASPSTSTPSTEPAVTLPPLLPGLLPGLGIDSEDAN, encoded by the coding sequence GTGATCGCGAACGTATCGGCGCACCGGCGGGCGAACGCCTTCGCCCAGGCCCTGGAGGAGCTGACCGACCGGGTCTCGGCGGCCGAGCAGGCCGAGCAGTGCGATGGATCGGCACCGGCACCGGCTGCTGCGGAACAGACCGAGCAAGGGCGCCTGTTGGCCCTCACCACGAGTCTGGACGAGCTGCCCAAGCCAGTGCTCGACCCGGAGGTCAAGGTCGTCCAGCGGGCCCAGCTCGTGGCCGCGATGGAGGCCATGCTGCAAGAGGGCACCGCGCAGGGCGAGGCGAGTCCCGCCCTGCCCGAACAGCGTTCGCATCGTGCACGGGGCGCGCACCGGGCGTCCCCGCTGGGCAAGCTCCGGCCGCGTTCCCGGCTGGCCAAGGGCCTGACCGCGGGCGGGCTGAGCGTGGGAGTCGCCGCGGGAGCCTTCGGCGGAGTCGCGGCCGCGAGTTCCGAGGCCCTGCCCGGTGACTCTCTCTACGGCCTCAAGCGCGGCATGGAGGACTTCAAGCTCAACGTCCTGGCCGACGGAGACGACGAGCGCGGGCGAACATATCTCGACCAGGCCTCCACCCGGCTGAGCGAGGCCCGCAGGCTGATGGAGCGTGGCCGCGGCGGACAGCTCGACCACGAGTCGGTCGGCGAGGTCCGCCGTGCCCTGTCCGGCATGCGCCACGACGCCTCGGAGGGGCACCGCCTGCTCCGTGAGGCGTACGAGCGCGACCCCGGATCCCTGGGGCCCATCCAGGCCCTCTCCGCCTTCTCACGCTCGCACCGAGCGGCGTGGGGCGTCCTGCGCGAGCGGCTTCCCCTCCAGCTCGGGGACGTCAGTGACCAGGTGTCCTCGGTCTTCGACGCCATAGACGAAGAGGTCGCCCCGCTGCAGTCCCTCCTCCCGCCGACCCCGGCACAGGGCGGCGACGGAAAGCGGCAGGGCGGTTCCGGATCGGCATCCACAGGCACGTCCGGATCCGACCGGTCGGCCCGCCCCAGCGCGGGCGGCAGCGGCTCCTCCGACGGCAACCGGTCCAGCAGCCCCAGCAAGTCGGCCGAGGGCTCCACCGGCGAGGGCGAAGGCCTGCTCGGCGGAAACACCGGCGGCCTGCTCGACCCACCGAAGGACACCGGCAGCGCCGGCGCCTCACCGTCCACGTCCACCCCGAGCACCGAACCCGCCGTCACCCTCCCACCCCTGCTCCCGGGCCTCCTGCCCGGCCTGGGCATCGACAGCGAGGACGCGAACTAG
- a CDS encoding helix-turn-helix domain-containing protein, with product MAAAGERPLNEVQFLTVAEVASVMRVSKMTVYRLVHSGHLPAIRVGRSFRVPEQAVHEYLRESYVGVETA from the coding sequence ATGGCTGCAGCTGGCGAGAGGCCTCTGAACGAGGTTCAGTTCCTTACCGTGGCGGAAGTCGCCTCGGTGATGCGAGTGTCGAAGATGACCGTGTACCGGCTGGTGCACAGTGGTCATCTGCCCGCGATTCGGGTGGGGCGGTCCTTCCGCGTCCCCGAGCAAGCGGTTCACGAGTACCTCCGCGAGAGTTACGTGGGGGTGGAAACCGCCTGA
- a CDS encoding HAD family hydrolase: MAALGWLTPRRRSATARSVLAGEASAEAARKSSQEATEVSDVEPEFPVLGDEQAAAFFDLDNTVMQGAALFHFGRGLYKRKFFETRDLARFAWQQAWFRLAGVEDPEHMQDARDSALSIVKGHRVAELTSIGEEIYDEYMAERIWPGTRALAQAHLDAGQKVWLVTAAPVEIAQVISRRLGLTGALGTVAESVDGVYTGKLVGEPLHGPAKAEAVRALAAAEGLDLSRCAAYSDSHNDIPMLSLVGHPYAINPDTKLRKHARKLEWRLRDYRTGRKAAKVGIPAAAGVGAVAGGTAAAIALHRRRR, encoded by the coding sequence ATGGCCGCTCTTGGATGGCTCACTCCCCGTAGGCGTTCCGCCACGGCGCGGAGCGTGTTGGCTGGCGAGGCTTCGGCGGAGGCAGCGCGCAAGTCGTCGCAGGAAGCGACGGAGGTCTCCGACGTCGAGCCGGAGTTCCCGGTACTCGGCGACGAGCAGGCCGCCGCCTTCTTCGACCTGGACAACACCGTGATGCAAGGTGCTGCTCTCTTCCACTTCGGCCGGGGCCTGTACAAGCGGAAGTTCTTCGAGACACGCGACCTCGCCAGGTTCGCCTGGCAGCAGGCGTGGTTCCGGCTGGCGGGGGTCGAGGACCCGGAGCACATGCAGGACGCCCGCGACTCGGCACTGTCGATCGTGAAGGGCCACCGCGTCGCCGAGCTGACGTCGATCGGCGAGGAGATCTACGACGAGTACATGGCCGAGCGCATCTGGCCGGGCACGCGCGCACTCGCCCAGGCGCATCTGGACGCGGGCCAGAAGGTGTGGCTCGTGACGGCCGCCCCGGTCGAGATCGCCCAGGTGATCTCCCGCCGCCTCGGCCTGACGGGCGCCCTCGGCACAGTGGCCGAATCAGTGGACGGCGTCTACACCGGCAAGCTGGTCGGCGAACCGCTGCACGGCCCGGCGAAGGCGGAGGCCGTCCGCGCCCTGGCCGCCGCGGAGGGCCTGGACCTCTCCCGCTGCGCGGCCTACAGCGACTCCCACAACGACATCCCGATGCTCTCCCTCGTCGGCCACCCCTACGCCATCAACCCCGACACCAAGCTCCGCAAGCACGCCCGCAAACTGGAGTGGCGCCTACGCGACTACCGCACCGGCCGAAAGGCCGCGAAGGTCGGCATCCCGGCGGCGGCGGGCGTGGGCGCGGTGGCCGGCGGCACGGCAGCGGCAATCGCATTGCACAGACGCCGGCGCTAG